A part of Sinorhizobium chiapasense genomic DNA contains:
- a CDS encoding VOC family protein: MAFEPNVPPIQAHICVKDGLAAIAFYEKAFGAVNTFHQMAEDGKRVMHANLALFGGEIMLHDEFPEFGMSISSPKTAGGASVAININLPKAEDVDQAYANAITAGASTVMVPQDTFWQARYARILDPFGHIWAFNAPVAKS, from the coding sequence ATGGCATTCGAACCGAACGTTCCCCCGATCCAGGCGCATATCTGCGTCAAGGACGGCCTTGCCGCCATCGCCTTCTACGAAAAGGCGTTCGGCGCGGTAAACACGTTTCACCAGATGGCCGAGGATGGCAAGCGCGTCATGCACGCCAATCTGGCCCTCTTCGGCGGCGAGATCATGCTGCATGACGAGTTTCCGGAGTTCGGCATGAGCATCAGCTCGCCCAAGACGGCGGGCGGGGCCAGCGTCGCGATCAATATCAACCTTCCGAAGGCGGAAGATGTCGATCAGGCTTATGCCAACGCGATCACCGCCGGGGCATCGACAGTGATGGTACCGCAGGATACCTTCTGGCAAGCACGCTATGCGCGCATCCTGGATCCCTTCGGCCACATCTGGGCCTTCAACGCACCGGTCGCAAAATCATGA
- a CDS encoding MAPEG family protein: MSLELSYLLWSAVLAFVYMMAQAGAYRLQNGLVEADPNRDVQPPPDVFTARATRALRNFHETYPIFIVLVVVTEFTGRGGPLTGWGAAIWFWARAAYLPIYVGGLGLVRSAVWGVSAIGLALMFAGIAIDCMFP, from the coding sequence ATGTCGTTGGAACTGAGCTACCTCCTGTGGAGCGCCGTGCTCGCCTTCGTCTACATGATGGCGCAGGCGGGCGCTTATCGCCTGCAGAACGGGCTCGTCGAGGCGGATCCCAACCGGGACGTTCAACCGCCGCCGGATGTCTTTACGGCACGCGCGACGCGGGCGCTCCGCAATTTCCACGAGACCTATCCGATCTTCATCGTACTCGTCGTCGTGACGGAGTTCACCGGGCGCGGCGGACCGCTGACCGGCTGGGGAGCGGCGATCTGGTTCTGGGCGAGGGCGGCCTACCTGCCGATTTATGTCGGTGGGCTGGGCCTGGTTCGCTCGGCAGTGTGGGGTGTGTCCGCTATCGGGCTTGCCCTGATGTTTGCAGGCATCGCGATCGACTGCATGTTTCCTTAA
- the odhB gene encoding 2-oxoglutarate dehydrogenase complex dihydrolipoyllysine-residue succinyltransferase gives MATEIRVPTLGESVSEATVGTWFKKVGDAIKADEPILELETDKVTIEVPAPAAGTLSEIVAQAGETVGLGALLGQIAEGAAAAAAAPAPAEKKPEPAAAAPAPQPAAPAPAQQATSMPPAPAAAKLIAENNISAEQIDGSGKRGQVLKGDVIAALAKGVSAPAAEPARVQARAPAPAEDAVREERVKMTRLRQTIAKRLKDAQNTAAMLTTYNEVDMSAVMSLRNKYKDIFEKKHGVKLGFMGFFTKAVTHALKELPAVNAEIDGTDIIYKNFCHVGVAVGTEKGLVVPVVRDADQMSIAEIEKEIGRLGKAARDGALSMADMQGGTFTISNGGVYGSLMSSPILNAPQSGILGMHKIQDRPVAIGGQVVIRPMMYLALSYDHRIVDGKEAVTFLVRVKESLEDPERLVLDL, from the coding sequence ATGGCAACAGAAATCCGCGTTCCCACTCTTGGCGAATCCGTCAGCGAAGCGACCGTCGGCACCTGGTTCAAGAAGGTCGGCGATGCGATCAAGGCCGACGAGCCGATCCTCGAACTTGAGACCGACAAGGTGACGATCGAAGTTCCGGCACCGGCCGCCGGCACGCTCTCCGAAATCGTGGCGCAGGCGGGCGAGACCGTCGGCCTCGGAGCACTGCTCGGCCAGATCGCCGAAGGCGCTGCCGCTGCCGCTGCTGCTCCGGCTCCGGCAGAGAAGAAGCCCGAACCTGCTGCTGCCGCTCCGGCCCCGCAGCCGGCCGCTCCCGCGCCGGCGCAGCAGGCGACGTCGATGCCCCCGGCTCCGGCTGCCGCCAAGCTCATCGCGGAAAACAACATCTCGGCCGAGCAGATCGATGGGTCCGGCAAGCGTGGCCAGGTGCTGAAGGGTGACGTGATCGCTGCTCTCGCCAAGGGAGTTTCCGCTCCCGCCGCCGAACCGGCAAGGGTCCAGGCGCGCGCGCCGGCGCCGGCCGAGGATGCCGTGCGCGAAGAACGGGTCAAGATGACACGGCTGCGCCAGACGATCGCCAAGCGCCTCAAGGACGCGCAGAACACCGCCGCGATGCTCACCACCTACAACGAAGTGGACATGAGCGCGGTGATGAGTCTCCGCAACAAGTACAAGGACATCTTCGAGAAGAAGCACGGCGTCAAGCTCGGCTTCATGGGTTTCTTCACCAAGGCTGTCACGCATGCGCTGAAGGAACTGCCGGCGGTCAACGCCGAGATCGACGGTACCGACATCATCTACAAGAACTTCTGCCATGTCGGCGTCGCCGTCGGGACAGAAAAGGGCCTCGTGGTGCCGGTCGTGCGCGATGCCGACCAGATGTCGATCGCCGAGATCGAGAAAGAAATCGGTCGCCTCGGCAAGGCCGCCCGCGACGGCGCGCTGTCGATGGCCGACATGCAGGGCGGCACCTTCACGATCTCCAATGGCGGCGTCTACGGTTCGCTGATGTCTTCACCGATCCTCAACGCGCCGCAGTCCGGCATTCTCGGCATGCACAAGATCCAGGACCGGCCGGTCGCGATCGGCGGTCAGGTCGTCATCCGTCCGATGATGTATCTTGCTCTCTCCTACGATCACCGCATCGTCGACGGCAAGGAAGCGGTTACCTTCCTGGTGCGCGTCAAGGAGAGCCTTGAAGATCCGGAGCGGCTTGTGCTCGATCTCTAA